A single window of uncultured Pseudodesulfovibrio sp. DNA harbors:
- a CDS encoding DUF523 and DUF1722 domain-containing protein, translated as MKKQENQTNGKIKLGIAKCLLGHKVRYDGSQKLDRFLRDTLGEYVEWVPVCPEVETGMPVPREAVRLVGDVDAPRLVGRKTGEDWTDRMQKWGSKRLKQLEEQNICGYVFKYGSPSSGMTRVKVYADNGMPRLEGNGMWARMVMERFPQLPFEDDGRLHDPRLRENFISRVFTLKRWREAMAAGHTPGKLVEFHTRHKMLIMSHNEVIYRAMGKLVAQAGTDKTDVLFSQYFEMLFKALSYKHTVKKNVNVLTHAVGFFKKDLTSSEKVELLELIDQYQKGLVPLIVPMTMINHYVRKYGKEYLGKQYYLHPYPAELMLRNHV; from the coding sequence ATGAAAAAGCAGGAAAACCAAACAAACGGTAAAATCAAATTGGGAATTGCCAAATGTCTGCTTGGACATAAGGTTCGATACGATGGCTCTCAAAAACTTGACCGCTTCCTGCGCGACACCCTCGGAGAATACGTTGAATGGGTGCCTGTTTGCCCTGAAGTCGAAACCGGCATGCCTGTTCCGCGGGAAGCCGTCAGGCTGGTTGGAGACGTTGATGCTCCGAGACTGGTTGGACGCAAGACCGGAGAGGATTGGACCGACCGTATGCAAAAATGGGGAAGCAAACGGTTGAAGCAACTCGAAGAGCAAAACATCTGTGGCTATGTCTTCAAATATGGCTCCCCTTCCAGCGGAATGACTCGTGTGAAGGTATATGCAGACAATGGGATGCCCCGGCTTGAAGGAAACGGAATGTGGGCGCGCATGGTCATGGAGCGCTTCCCTCAATTGCCATTCGAGGATGATGGACGACTCCATGATCCAAGATTAAGGGAAAACTTCATATCAAGAGTCTTCACGCTGAAACGATGGAGGGAAGCAATGGCCGCCGGGCACACGCCCGGAAAACTTGTCGAGTTCCATACAAGACACAAAATGCTGATCATGTCGCACAACGAAGTGATATACCGCGCGATGGGAAAACTGGTCGCTCAAGCCGGGACCGACAAAACTGATGTTCTTTTCTCGCAATATTTCGAGATGCTTTTCAAGGCCCTTTCCTACAAACATACAGTGAAAAAAAACGTCAACGTCCTGACTCATGCCGTCGGTTTTTTCAAAAAGGATCTTACATCCTCCGAGAAAGTCGAACTACTGGAACTCATTGATCAGTATCAGAAAGGACTTGTCCCACTTATCGTCCCCATGACTATGATCAATCACTATGTCCGAAAATATGGAAAAGAATATTTGGGAAAACAATATTACCTGCATCCATATCCGGCAGAACTCATGTTGAGGAATCATGTCTGA
- the map gene encoding type I methionyl aminopeptidase, which translates to MNAKIGRNDPCPCGSGKKYKKCCMNTTNSESLNLSETYFKRYKVRLKTPEQIEGIRRCGKLVMKTFDAIKDMIRPGVQTEEINKVVHEFTIKNNARPAPLNYHGFPKSVCISPNEVICHGIPGEYTLKDGDIVNVDITSILDGYYADCNQTFFVGTPSPDARKIVDVARECLRLGLEQAKPGNIINDISTAIQVYAEKQGCSVVREYMGHGVGIEFHEAPNVPHFRSQWGNVPLTPGMTFTIEPMINLGNKEVRVLDDEWTAVTKDGSLSAQFEQTIVITEDGFESLTPFEL; encoded by the coding sequence ATGAACGCCAAAATTGGACGTAATGATCCCTGCCCTTGCGGTAGTGGTAAAAAATACAAGAAATGCTGCATGAATACGACAAATTCTGAGAGTCTGAATCTGTCAGAAACATACTTCAAACGCTACAAGGTGCGCCTGAAAACGCCAGAACAGATCGAAGGCATACGTCGTTGCGGCAAGCTCGTCATGAAAACGTTCGATGCCATCAAAGACATGATCAGGCCCGGCGTGCAGACCGAAGAAATCAACAAGGTCGTCCACGAATTCACCATCAAGAACAATGCGCGCCCCGCGCCGTTGAACTATCACGGATTCCCCAAAAGCGTCTGTATCTCGCCCAACGAGGTCATCTGTCATGGAATTCCCGGTGAATACACACTCAAAGACGGCGACATCGTCAACGTGGACATAACCTCCATTCTTGATGGCTACTATGCTGACTGCAACCAGACGTTCTTCGTGGGGACTCCCTCCCCGGATGCCCGCAAAATTGTTGACGTGGCCCGTGAATGTCTGCGCCTTGGCCTTGAACAGGCCAAACCCGGCAATATCATCAATGATATCTCCACCGCCATTCAGGTGTACGCTGAAAAACAGGGATGCTCGGTGGTGCGGGAATACATGGGCCACGGTGTCGGCATCGAATTCCACGAAGCTCCCAACGTTCCCCACTTCCGTTCTCAATGGGGCAACGTTCCCCTCACACCGGGTATGACGTTCACCATCGAACCGATGATAAACCTCGGTAACAAGGAAGTTCGTGTTCTTGATGACGAATGGACCGCCGTGACCAAAGACGGCTCCCTTTCCGCCCAGTTTGAACAGACCATCGTCATTACCGAAGACGGTTTCGAAAGCCTGACGCCGTTCGAATTATAA
- the aspT gene encoding aspartate-alanine antiporter, producing MELLRANPFMALFLSLAFGYLLGKIKFGKFQLGGIAGTLIAAVIIGQIGLKVDEGVKSIFFALFIYAVGYSGGPQFFSSINRSTIKLVFAAIMMTVTGLLTVLLFAQQFDLGVGLAAGLAAGGLTQSAIIGTAGSAIDLLGLSQSAVNSLKVDIAVGYSVTYIFGSLGPILFVTAILPMLYKWDIRKEAKALAHKLGGGGLELNEGEYLPLSRIVSRVYRVAEGAPVVGHNRNFLEDLHDDMIRAESVMRNGAAAELDDTFSFQPNDLVMVTGLRTVLQKCSPSIGPEYEEEDDLFTLVEESRKIFITNKAFHGRTLEEVHHRGEGEHYGIYYTALTRMGHAMPLLPKTEVHVGDEITLSGSKEDLDKVEKAIGYKSPSVHATEFMTFGLGMVVGYLIGLISFHVGSAEVTLGSGLGCLVAGLGFGFLRMKHPHFGGVDSGAVSFLQSFGLAVFVGVVGLNAGAEALTTIQKHGVTLLLLGVGVTMIPQFVTFLFNYYVLKIKNPVIALGVVTGSRSANPAFSALLDKTQNATPVAAFTVTYAIANIMLTLWGPVIVTILH from the coding sequence ATGGAATTGTTACGGGCTAATCCGTTCATGGCACTGTTCCTTTCTCTGGCCTTTGGTTATCTGCTGGGGAAAATCAAATTCGGCAAATTCCAACTCGGGGGCATTGCCGGAACACTGATAGCCGCCGTCATCATCGGGCAGATCGGTCTAAAGGTTGATGAAGGCGTCAAAAGCATCTTCTTCGCCCTGTTCATCTATGCCGTTGGATACAGCGGTGGCCCACAATTCTTCAGTTCCATCAATCGCTCCACCATCAAACTGGTCTTTGCCGCCATCATGATGACCGTGACAGGGCTACTGACCGTTCTTCTTTTCGCACAACAATTCGATCTGGGAGTCGGACTGGCTGCAGGACTGGCCGCAGGTGGCCTGACCCAATCCGCAATCATCGGCACCGCAGGAAGTGCAATAGACTTGCTGGGATTAAGCCAAAGTGCGGTGAACAGCTTAAAGGTCGACATCGCGGTGGGCTACTCCGTGACATATATTTTCGGGTCACTCGGGCCAATTCTCTTTGTGACAGCCATTCTGCCGATGCTCTACAAGTGGGACATCCGCAAGGAAGCCAAGGCCCTTGCCCACAAACTTGGCGGTGGCGGACTCGAACTGAATGAAGGCGAATACCTTCCTTTGTCCCGCATCGTTTCCCGCGTCTATCGTGTTGCCGAAGGCGCACCGGTTGTCGGACACAATCGCAACTTTCTGGAAGACCTGCACGACGACATGATTCGTGCTGAGTCCGTCATGCGCAACGGCGCAGCCGCTGAACTTGATGATACTTTCAGTTTCCAGCCAAACGACTTGGTCATGGTAACCGGCCTACGCACGGTGTTACAAAAATGCTCGCCATCCATAGGCCCGGAATACGAAGAAGAGGACGACCTTTTCACGCTGGTTGAAGAATCCCGCAAAATATTCATAACCAACAAAGCCTTCCATGGACGCACCCTTGAAGAGGTTCATCACCGCGGCGAAGGAGAACACTACGGGATCTATTACACGGCACTCACCCGTATGGGGCATGCAATGCCCCTGCTACCCAAAACCGAAGTGCATGTCGGTGACGAGATAACGCTCAGTGGTTCCAAAGAGGACCTCGACAAAGTGGAAAAAGCCATCGGCTACAAGTCCCCTTCAGTCCACGCCACGGAGTTCATGACCTTTGGCCTTGGCATGGTTGTCGGTTACCTGATTGGCCTTATCTCATTCCATGTCGGTTCTGCAGAAGTGACGCTCGGCAGTGGCCTTGGTTGTCTCGTCGCGGGTCTCGGTTTCGGTTTCCTGCGGATGAAGCACCCCCATTTCGGCGGCGTTGACTCTGGCGCAGTCAGTTTCCTGCAAAGCTTCGGTCTGGCCGTATTCGTTGGTGTCGTCGGACTCAATGCGGGCGCAGAGGCCCTGACAACCATCCAAAAGCATGGGGTCACTCTCCTGCTGCTGGGAGTGGGCGTCACCATGATCCCTCAGTTCGTGACGTTCCTGTTCAACTACTATGTATTGAAAATCAAAAATCCCGTCATCGCCCTTGGCGTGGTCACCGGTAGTCGAAGTGCAAACCCGGCTTTTTCCGCACTGCTCGACAAGACGCAAAACGCCACCCCCGTGGCTGCATTCACCGTGACCTACGCCATTGCCAACATCATGCTGACGCTCTGGGGTCCGGTCATCGTCACAATTCTTCACTGA
- a CDS encoding bifunctional aspartate transaminase/aspartate 4-decarboxylase: protein MSPKLSPFELKDTLIELAGKAKNHMMLNAGRGNPNFLAIQPRHAFIRMGEFALEESSRSYAYLYGGFGGASDKKHIGARFSEFLIRNEDKKGTHLLRAAFSYMRDQLGLDYDDVVFEFCEAYLGCNYPVPPRMLTSMEKVVREYLVKEMYGGKAALNEFDIFATEGGTAAMTYIFQSLKRNRLLAAKDKVAIVTPIFTPYLEIPVLPEYGLEVLTLEVEEELGWQLSEKAIKQLEDPAIKVLYVVNPSNPPSVKMSSSVLESVAKLIKEKRQDLMVITDDVYGTFADDFLSLAAMVPENTLLVYSFSKYFGATGWRLGAIALAENNIFDEKLAALGNADKAVLAERYSSLTDDVPGLKFIDRMVADSRAVALNHTSGISLPQQLQMAFFALFALVDGHDEYKQATKNLIRRRYDRLMGSIGVETEKDENSVEYYTLLDLQVLGEYFYSKEFGQWVVDNNQDMEFLFTIARECGIVMLPGNGFDDSHPSARVSLANLTEWEYETIGKMTRQVLDEMYQTYSSKK, encoded by the coding sequence ATGAGTCCCAAACTGAGTCCTTTTGAACTGAAAGACACATTGATCGAACTCGCTGGAAAGGCCAAAAACCACATGATGCTCAACGCTGGACGTGGCAACCCCAACTTTCTCGCTATCCAGCCACGCCACGCCTTCATTCGCATGGGCGAATTCGCTTTGGAAGAATCCAGCCGTTCCTACGCATATCTTTATGGCGGATTCGGCGGCGCGAGCGACAAGAAACACATCGGTGCACGGTTCAGCGAATTTCTCATTCGCAATGAAGACAAAAAGGGCACCCATCTCCTGCGCGCCGCGTTCTCGTACATGCGGGATCAGCTCGGTCTAGATTATGACGACGTGGTCTTTGAATTCTGCGAAGCCTATCTCGGTTGCAACTACCCGGTTCCGCCCCGAATGCTGACCTCCATGGAAAAAGTCGTGCGCGAATATCTGGTCAAGGAGATGTACGGAGGCAAAGCTGCCTTGAATGAATTCGACATCTTCGCCACCGAAGGCGGCACTGCTGCCATGACCTATATTTTCCAATCCCTGAAGCGAAATCGTCTCCTTGCCGCCAAGGACAAGGTCGCTATTGTCACACCGATCTTCACGCCATATCTGGAAATCCCAGTCCTGCCCGAATACGGACTGGAAGTCCTGACCCTTGAGGTTGAAGAAGAACTGGGATGGCAGTTGAGCGAAAAAGCGATCAAGCAATTGGAAGACCCGGCCATCAAGGTTTTATACGTGGTCAACCCGTCCAATCCGCCGTCCGTGAAAATGAGTTCCAGCGTCCTTGAATCCGTTGCCAAACTGATCAAGGAAAAGCGTCAGGACCTCATGGTCATCACCGACGACGTATACGGCACCTTTGCCGACGACTTCCTGTCATTGGCCGCCATGGTCCCGGAAAACACATTGCTCGTGTATTCCTTCTCCAAATACTTCGGTGCGACCGGCTGGCGTCTCGGAGCCATCGCTCTTGCGGAAAACAATATCTTCGACGAAAAGCTCGCGGCTCTCGGCAATGCTGACAAGGCAGTACTGGCCGAACGGTATAGTTCACTCACGGACGATGTCCCCGGTCTGAAATTCATCGACCGCATGGTGGCCGACTCCCGCGCCGTGGCATTGAACCACACTTCCGGCATCTCCCTGCCCCAACAATTGCAGATGGCTTTCTTTGCCCTGTTCGCATTGGTAGACGGCCACGACGAGTACAAACAGGCCACCAAGAACCTCATTCGCCGTCGTTACGACCGCTTGATGGGCAGCATCGGTGTTGAGACTGAAAAAGACGAAAACAGCGTTGAATACTACACCCTGCTGGATTTGCAGGTACTCGGTGAATACTTCTATTCCAAGGAGTTCGGCCAGTGGGTCGTGGATAACAATCAGGACATGGAATTCCTGTTCACCATCGCCAGAGAATGCGGCATTGTCATGCTACCCGGTAACGGATTCGATGACTCTCACCCCTCGGCCCGAGTCTCTCTGGCTAACCTCACGGAATGGGAATACGAAACCATCGGCAAAATGACACGTCAGGTACTTGATGAAATGTATCAGACGTACAGTTCCAAAAAATAA
- a CDS encoding GAF domain-containing protein produces MYSKDANPERTVTDLSYSLITSGYSTTGVANIVLNYAKKITDSTIGYASVIDPLTRNNICHTLTGMIGDSCEIPPSKTGIVFPVGTTGEYPTLWGHALNTRTPFYSNTPHTHPASTGLPSNHVTIERFLSVPVMLKDDLCGQISLANATREYDDDDLEIVSQIALLFAHALQRFLLEDSPTLNIPTEQPLVQKERPLKNTDTVEERPHNIQTTIKNNLKRLTTPYIEQLMQTELTSTQQFLLEKLQENLEGCASSLLSHTRLLNVTFTPQEFQVAVLIKSGLKTKEISDQLDISINAINFHRKNIRKKLSISNKQVNLQTYLLSLEEW; encoded by the coding sequence ATGTATTCCAAAGACGCAAACCCGGAAAGAACTGTTACTGACCTTTCATACAGCTTGATCACATCAGGTTATTCCACCACAGGCGTCGCCAATATTGTTCTGAATTACGCCAAAAAAATCACGGATAGCACTATTGGCTACGCGTCGGTTATTGATCCGCTCACCCGAAACAATATCTGTCATACACTCACGGGCATGATCGGCGATTCTTGTGAAATCCCTCCCAGCAAAACCGGCATTGTTTTCCCGGTCGGAACAACCGGTGAATATCCAACCCTCTGGGGTCACGCGCTCAACACACGTACCCCTTTTTACAGCAACACCCCACACACGCATCCCGCCTCAACCGGGTTACCGTCCAACCACGTAACCATCGAACGTTTTCTCTCCGTCCCTGTCATGCTGAAAGACGACCTTTGCGGACAGATCAGTCTGGCAAACGCAACCCGTGAATATGATGATGACGATCTGGAAATCGTTTCACAGATAGCCCTGCTTTTCGCACACGCCCTGCAACGCTTCCTGCTGGAAGACTCTCCCACTTTGAATATTCCGACGGAACAGCCCCTTGTTCAAAAAGAAAGACCTTTAAAAAATACGGACACGGTAGAGGAACGGCCCCATAACATTCAAACGACCATCAAAAACAATCTCAAGCGGCTGACCACCCCGTACATAGAACAATTGATGCAGACCGAGCTGACCAGCACCCAACAATTCCTGCTCGAAAAACTTCAGGAAAATCTGGAAGGATGTGCATCGTCGCTCCTTTCTCATACACGGCTCCTAAATGTCACGTTCACGCCTCAAGAATTTCAGGTCGCGGTACTGATCAAGTCCGGTCTGAAAACTAAAGAGATATCCGACCAACTCGATATCTCCATCAATGCCATTAACTTCCACCGCAAAAATATCCGCAAAAAGCTCTCCATCAGCAACAAGCAGGTCAACCTGCAAACCTACCTGCTTTCCCTCGAGGAATGGTAG
- a CDS encoding molybdopterin-dependent aldehyde oxidoreductase: protein MLSKTLIVNGIARDIVADGETTLADILRKNLSLTGTKVGCDTGHCGACSVIVDTKLIRSCSYKFKRLKQHATITTIEGVGTPDNLHPLQLAWILHGGAQCGFCTPGFIVSAKALLDLNPNPTREDVRDWFQKHRNACRCTGYKQLTDSVMDAAAVMRGDKDIKALSWEMPEDQRIWGTRYPKPSAVARVTGMTDFGADKILKMPEDTLHMALVQAEVSHANIISIDTTEAEKMEGVFKVVTHKDVPGKNRITGLITFPTNKGDGWDRPILCDEKIFQYGDALAIVCADTEAHAKAAVSKVKVELEQLPEYMNAPAAMDDNAMEIHPGTPNIYFEQTVKKGESTEAIFQKAPVVVEDDFYTQRQPHMPIEPDVGFAYFDDEERLVVHSKSVGLYLHHAMVAPGIGIEPDKLVLVQNPAGGTFGYKFNPTMEALLGVAALATKRPVALCYSYVQQQIYTGKRSPWFSHLKLAADTSGKLLAMDSDWTVDHGPYSEFGDLLTLRGAQFIGSGYNIPSINGIGRCVATNHAWGAAFRGFGAPEGEFGSEVLMDELAEKLGMDPLELRYANVYRKGSTTPTGQEPEVYSLPEMIDILRPIYKEAQTKAADNSTDAVKRGVGVSIGIICAGLDGPDHGSADIELNEDNTVTLYTTWEDHGQGADSGTTCTAHEALRPLKLMPEDIRLVLNDTGRCPDGGPAGGSRSQVIVGNAIVDACKKLLAGLKTDDGTFRTYDQMVEEDLPLRYSGSWTAPAEACGLDGQGNPFVFYMYGLFMAEVAVTLETGVTEVEKMTLVADIGTVGNKLIVDGQMYGGIAQGIGMALFEDFEDIKKHSTMLGAGFPYIKQIPDDMDLIYVETPRKEGPFGASGVGELPLTTPHAAVINAITQACGVRITKLPARPEKVLAALKNQ from the coding sequence ATGCTAAGTAAAACCCTGATTGTAAACGGGATTGCCAGAGACATCGTTGCTGACGGGGAGACGACACTTGCTGATATCCTGCGCAAGAATCTGTCCCTGACCGGCACCAAAGTAGGTTGTGACACAGGTCATTGCGGAGCGTGCAGTGTCATCGTTGACACCAAGCTCATCCGTTCCTGCTCATACAAATTCAAACGGCTCAAGCAGCACGCCACAATCACCACCATCGAGGGTGTCGGCACACCGGACAACCTGCACCCCTTGCAACTCGCCTGGATTCTCCACGGCGGTGCCCAGTGTGGATTCTGTACCCCCGGTTTCATAGTCTCAGCTAAAGCACTTTTGGACCTGAACCCCAACCCGACCCGCGAAGACGTCCGCGACTGGTTTCAAAAACACAGAAATGCCTGCCGTTGTACGGGCTACAAACAACTCACCGATTCTGTCATGGACGCGGCAGCCGTCATGCGCGGAGACAAGGACATCAAAGCCCTGTCATGGGAGATGCCCGAAGACCAGCGTATTTGGGGAACCCGATACCCCAAGCCGTCTGCCGTGGCCAGAGTCACTGGCATGACCGACTTCGGTGCGGATAAAATCCTCAAGATGCCTGAAGATACCCTGCACATGGCACTGGTTCAGGCGGAAGTCTCTCACGCAAACATCATCTCCATCGACACCACTGAAGCTGAAAAAATGGAAGGCGTGTTCAAGGTTGTCACGCACAAGGATGTACCGGGTAAAAATCGCATCACCGGATTGATCACTTTCCCCACCAACAAGGGAGACGGGTGGGATCGCCCCATCCTCTGTGACGAAAAAATCTTTCAGTATGGCGATGCTCTTGCCATTGTCTGCGCAGACACAGAAGCACATGCAAAAGCCGCAGTCTCCAAAGTCAAGGTCGAGCTTGAACAACTGCCGGAATACATGAACGCACCGGCAGCCATGGACGATAATGCCATGGAGATTCACCCCGGCACACCGAATATCTATTTTGAACAGACTGTCAAAAAGGGTGAAAGCACTGAAGCCATCTTCCAAAAGGCTCCGGTCGTGGTTGAAGACGATTTCTACACTCAACGTCAGCCCCACATGCCCATTGAGCCAGATGTCGGGTTTGCTTACTTTGATGACGAAGAACGTCTGGTTGTCCATTCCAAATCCGTTGGCCTCTACCTGCATCACGCCATGGTTGCCCCCGGTATTGGTATCGAGCCAGACAAACTCGTCTTGGTGCAAAACCCCGCTGGCGGCACTTTCGGATACAAATTCAACCCGACCATGGAAGCACTGCTCGGTGTCGCGGCACTGGCAACGAAACGGCCCGTGGCTCTCTGCTATAGTTATGTGCAGCAACAGATTTATACAGGCAAACGCTCCCCTTGGTTCTCCCATCTCAAATTGGCCGCAGACACGTCTGGCAAACTACTCGCCATGGATAGCGACTGGACTGTAGATCATGGTCCATACTCGGAATTTGGAGATCTGTTGACCCTGCGAGGCGCTCAGTTCATCGGTTCGGGCTACAACATTCCCAGCATCAACGGCATTGGCCGCTGTGTTGCCACCAACCATGCTTGGGGTGCCGCCTTCCGTGGTTTCGGTGCCCCCGAAGGGGAATTCGGTTCTGAAGTGCTCATGGATGAGCTGGCTGAAAAGCTTGGCATGGACCCACTCGAACTACGCTACGCCAACGTCTATAGAAAAGGGTCCACAACCCCCACAGGCCAAGAACCGGAAGTCTATTCTCTGCCAGAGATGATCGACATCCTGCGCCCGATATACAAGGAAGCACAAACAAAAGCGGCGGACAACTCCACTGACGCAGTAAAGCGGGGCGTCGGCGTTTCCATCGGCATCATCTGCGCAGGACTGGACGGCCCGGACCATGGTTCTGCGGACATCGAATTAAACGAAGACAACACCGTCACCCTGTACACGACGTGGGAAGATCATGGACAAGGCGCAGATAGCGGCACGACATGCACGGCACACGAAGCTTTACGGCCGCTCAAACTCATGCCTGAAGACATCCGTCTCGTTTTGAACGACACAGGACGTTGTCCTGACGGTGGTCCCGCCGGCGGCAGTCGTTCGCAGGTCATTGTCGGAAACGCAATCGTCGATGCATGTAAAAAACTGTTGGCAGGCCTGAAGACTGACGACGGAACTTTCCGCACCTATGACCAAATGGTGGAGGAAGACCTTCCTCTTCGATACAGCGGTTCATGGACCGCTCCAGCCGAAGCCTGCGGCCTTGACGGGCAGGGAAACCCCTTTGTCTTCTACATGTATGGTCTGTTCATGGCCGAAGTGGCTGTCACATTGGAGACTGGCGTCACGGAAGTTGAAAAGATGACGCTAGTCGCAGACATTGGCACCGTGGGTAACAAGCTCATCGTCGATGGTCAGATGTACGGTGGCATTGCCCAAGGCATCGGCATGGCCCTGTTCGAAGACTTCGAGGACATCAAGAAGCACTCGACCATGCTCGGAGCTGGTTTCCCCTACATCAAACAAATCCCGGACGATATGGACCTGATCTACGTGGAAACGCCTCGCAAAGAAGGACCTTTCGGCGCATCTGGCGTAGGGGAACTTCCTCTGACCACGCCTCACGCCGCGGTCATCAACGCCATCACTCAGGCATGTGGTGTCCGCATCACCAAACTTCCAGCCCGGCCTGAAAAAGTCCTTGCCGCACTGAAGAATCAATAA
- a CDS encoding molybdopterin-binding protein, whose translation MKTVPVQKAIGMVLCHDMTQIIPGEIKGPAFKKGHVIAEEDISKLLKIGKEHIYVLNMEKGRIHENEAAERIAKAATGPGITLSNVSEGRINFIASPGLLDINTEALNRINSIEEVVLATMHDGQQVTESHPVAGTRVVPLVIDEKKIEQVEAICAEYPYVVGIRPFQHHNVGLVTTGSEVYHGRITDKFGPVIRKKFSTLGSSVMDQRLTSDDPAMTRDAILAFIAEDAEMVVVTGGMSVDPDDQTPTAIRATGADVVTYGSPTFPGVMFMLAIRDGVPILGLPGCVMYYRASIFDLVVPRLLAGEHVTRETIVGMGHGGFCAGCDVCRYPTCPFGK comes from the coding sequence ATGAAAACTGTTCCTGTTCAAAAAGCCATCGGCATGGTCCTATGTCATGACATGACACAAATTATACCCGGTGAAATCAAGGGACCAGCTTTCAAAAAAGGCCATGTCATTGCCGAAGAAGATATCTCCAAACTTTTGAAAATCGGCAAAGAACACATCTATGTGCTCAACATGGAAAAAGGACGCATCCACGAAAACGAAGCTGCTGAACGCATTGCCAAAGCAGCAACCGGACCGGGGATCACTCTTTCAAATGTCAGCGAAGGAAGGATAAACTTCATCGCTTCACCCGGTCTGCTCGATATCAACACCGAAGCCCTGAACCGCATCAACTCCATTGAAGAAGTCGTTCTTGCCACCATGCACGATGGTCAGCAGGTCACGGAATCACATCCCGTTGCCGGGACACGAGTGGTCCCGTTGGTCATTGATGAAAAGAAAATAGAACAGGTTGAAGCGATCTGTGCCGAGTACCCATATGTGGTCGGTATTCGCCCATTCCAACATCACAACGTGGGGCTGGTGACGACAGGGAGCGAAGTCTATCACGGGCGCATTACGGACAAATTCGGTCCAGTCATCCGAAAGAAATTTTCCACACTCGGCTCCTCTGTCATGGACCAGCGTCTGACCTCGGACGATCCAGCCATGACCCGTGACGCCATTCTCGCCTTCATTGCCGAAGACGCCGAAATGGTCGTGGTAACTGGTGGCATGTCCGTGGACCCGGATGACCAGACACCTACAGCCATTCGAGCAACAGGAGCCGATGTCGTCACATACGGCTCCCCAACATTCCCCGGCGTCATGTTCATGCTGGCAATCAGGGACGGCGTACCCATTCTGGGATTGCCCGGATGTGTCATGTATTACCGGGCATCCATTTTCGATCTCGTAGTCCCTCGTCTTCTGGCCGGAGAACATGTCACGCGGGAAACAATCGTCGGCATGGGGCACGGCGGCTTCTGCGCAGGCTGTGACGTTTGCCGTTATCCAACCTGTCCCTTTGGCAAATAA
- a CDS encoding 4Fe-4S dicluster domain-containing protein yields the protein MRQLSIMVDLDRCIGCKTCIVACRNHHEIIDHENDQPGAMANYLRVESKLEGTYPELREDYWVVMCQHCKKYPCAKACEYDAISKDPQTGIVLIDTEKCTGCGECIEKCPYNVIQFNKEENYAHKCNLCYDRVTHGLDPVCVDVCLTGALSFGEKEILLMQAEAKGKQVIKKMSTQSILYVKNA from the coding sequence ATGAGACAACTCAGCATTATGGTGGATCTGGACCGCTGCATCGGTTGCAAGACCTGCATCGTGGCTTGCCGGAATCATCACGAAATAATCGACCACGAGAATGATCAACCCGGAGCCATGGCCAATTATCTTCGGGTAGAAAGTAAATTGGAAGGAACCTATCCTGAACTGCGTGAAGACTATTGGGTCGTCATGTGTCAGCATTGCAAGAAGTATCCTTGTGCCAAGGCATGTGAATACGATGCTATATCCAAGGACCCACAGACCGGCATCGTGCTTATCGACACGGAGAAGTGTACCGGTTGTGGCGAATGTATCGAAAAGTGTCCATATAATGTTATTCAGTTCAACAAGGAAGAGAACTACGCACATAAGTGCAATCTATGTTATGACCGCGTGACTCACGGTCTGGACCCGGTTTGTGTTGATGTCTGTCTGACAGGAGCACTCAGTTTCGGCGAAAAGGAAATTCTCCTGATGCAAGCTGAGGCCAAAGGTAAGCAGGTGATCAAGAAAATGAGTACCCAGTCCATTCTTTACGTCAAAAACGCTTAA